A region from the Macaca mulatta isolate MMU2019108-1 chromosome 13, T2T-MMU8v2.0, whole genome shotgun sequence genome encodes:
- the RNF103 gene encoding E3 ubiquitin-protein ligase RNF103 (The RefSeq protein has 1 substitution compared to this genomic sequence), producing MWLKLFFLLLYFLVLFVLARFFEAIVWYETGIFATQLVDPVALSFKKLKTILECRGLGYSGLPEKKDVRELVEKSGDLMEGELYSALKEEASESVSSTNFSGEMHFYELVEDTKDGIWLVQVIANDRSPLVGKIHWEKMVKKVSRFGIRTGTFNCSSDPRYCRRRGWVRSTLIMSVPQTSTSKGKVMLKEYSGRKIEVEHIFKWITAHAASRIKTIYNAEHLKEEWNKSDQYWLKIYLFANLDQPPAFFSALSIKFTGRVEFIFVNVENWDNKSYMTDIGIYNMPSYILRTPEGIYRYGNHTGEFISLQAMDSFLRSLQPEVNDLFVLSLVLVNLMAWMDLFITQGATIKRFVVLISTLGTYNSLLIISWLPVLGFLQLPYLDSFYEYSLKLLRYSNTTTLASWVRADWMFYSSHPALFLSTYLGHGLLIDYFEKKRRRNNNNDEVNANNLEWLSSLWDWYTSYLFHPIASFQNFPVESDWDEDPDLFLERLAFPDLWLHPLIPTDYIKNLPMWRFKCLGVQSEEEVSEGSQDTENDSESENTYTLSSEKEVFEDKQSIFHNSPGTASHCDAEACSCANKYCQTSPYERKGRSYGSYNANEDMEPDWLTWPADMLHCTECVVCLENFENGCLLMGLPCGHVFHQNCIVMWLAGGRHCCPVCRWPSYKKKQPYAQHQPLSNDVPS from the exons ATGTGGCTGAAGCTTTTTTTCTTGCTCCTCTATTTCCTGGTCCTGTTCGTCCTGGCCAGGTTTTTTGAAGCCATTGTGTGGTATGAAACTGGCATCTTTGCCACCCAGCTGGTGGATCCAGTGGCGCTGAGCTTCAAGAAGCTGAAGACCATTTTGGAGTGCCGAGGGTTGGGCTACTCAGGGCTGCCTGAGAAGAAGGATGTCCGGGAGCTGGTGGAAAAGTCAG gtGACTTGATGGAGGGTGAGCTCTATTCTGCTCTCAAGGAAGAAGCATCGGAATCGGTTTCTAGTACCAATTTCAGTGGTGAAATGCACTTCTATGAGCTTGTGGAAGACACAAAAGATGGCATCTGGCTGGTTCAG GTCATAGCAAATGACAGAAGTCCCTTGGTGGGCAAAATTCACTGGGAGAAAATGGTTAAAAAGGTGTCAAGATTTGGAATACGTACAGGCACATTTAACTGTTCCAGTGATCCCAG ATATTGCAGGAGAAGAGGCTGGGTCCGATCCACACTCATTATGTCTGTTCCACAAACAAGTACTTCAAAAGGGAAAGTCATGCTTAAGGAATACAGTGGACGCAAGATTGAAGTAGAgcacatttttaaatggataaCTGCTCATGCAGCTTCTCGGATCAAAACCATTTATAATGCTGAACATTTGAAAGAAGAATGGAATAAAAGTGATCAGTATTGGTTAAAAATATACCTATTTGCAAACCTTGACCAGCCCCCAGCTTTCTTCTCTGCACTAAGTATAAAGTTTACTGGAAgagttgagtttatttttgttaatgtaGAAAATTGGGACAACAAGAGTTATATGACAGATATTGGCATATATAATATGCCATCATACATACTTAGAACTCCTGAAGGAATTTACAGATATGGAAACCACACAGGCGAATTTATATCCCTTCAGGCCATGGATTCATTTTTGCGCTCATTACAACCTGAGGTAAATGATCTGTTTGTTTTGAGCTTGGTTCTAGTTAATCTTATGGCTTGGATGGACTTATTTATTACACAAGGAGCTACCATCAAGCGATTTGTGGTTCTCATAAGCACTTTAGGGACATATAATTCTCTATTAATTATTTCCTGGCTACCTGTGTTGGGCTTTTTACAGCTACCTTACTTAGATAGCTTTTATGAATATAGCTTAAAATTGTTGAGATATTCCAATACAACCACACTGGCTTCATGGGTAAGGGCAGACTGGATGTTTTACTCTTCACACCCAGCCCTGTTTCTCAGTACATACCTTGGACATGGTTTACTAATTGATTACTTTGAGAAGAAGAGAAGGCGCAACAACAACAATGATGAAGTCAATGCCAATAACTTAGAATGGCTATCAAGTCTGTGGGACTGGTACACCAGCTACCTCTTCCACCCGATTGCTTCTTTTCAGAACTTTCCTGTAGAATCTGATTGGGACGAAGACCCTGACTTATTCTTGGAGCGCTTAGCTTTTCCTGACCTTTGGCTTCACCCTCTGATACCAactgattatattaaaaacttacCAATGTGGCGATTTAAATGTCTTGGAGTCCAGTCTGAAGAGGAAGTGTCGGAGGGGTCTCAAGATACTGAAAATGACTCAGAAAGTGAGAACACATACACTTTGAGCAGTGAGAAGGAAGTATTTGAAGATAAGCAAAGCGTATTTCACAATTCTCCAGGAACAGCAAGTCACTGTGATGCTGAGGCTTGTTCATGTGCCAATAAATATTGTCAGACCAGCCCATATGAAAGGAAGGGAAGGTCATATGGATCATATAATGCTAATGAAGATATGGAACCTGATTGGTTAACTTGGCCTGCTGATATGCTGCACTGTACTGAATGTGTTGTTTGCCTAGAGAATTTTGAAAATGGATGTTTGCTAATGGGGTTGCCTTGTGGTCATGTGTTTCATCAGAATTGCATTGTGATGTGGTTGGCTGGGGGCCGACATTGTTGCCCTGTTTGCCGGTGGCCTTCTTATAAAAAAAAGCAGCCATATGCACAACACCAGCCCTTGTCAAATGATGTCCCATCTTAA
- the RNF103 gene encoding E3 ubiquitin-protein ligase RNF103 isoform X1 → MEGELYSALKEEASESVSSTNFSGEMHFYELVEDTKDGIWLVQVIANDRSPLVGKIHWEKMVKKVSRFGIRTGTFNCSSDPRYCRRRGWVRSTLIMSVPQTSTSKGKVMLKEYSGRKIEVEHIFKWITAHAASRIKTIYNAEHLKEEWNKSDQYWLKIYLFANLDQPPAFFSALSIKFTGRVEFIFVNVENWDNKSYMTDIGIYNMPSYILRTPEGIYRYGNHTGEFISLQAMDSFLRSLQPEVNDLFVLSLVLVNLMAWMDLFITQGATIKRFVVLISTLGTYNSLLIISWLPVLGFLQLPYLDSFYEYSLKLLRYSNTTTLASWVRADWMFYSSHPALFLSTYLGHGLLIDYFEKKRRRNNNNDEVNANNLEWLSSLWDWYTSYLFHPIASFQNFPVESDWDEDPDLFLERLAFPDLWLHPLIPTDYIKNLPMWRFKCLGVQSEEEVSEGSQDTENDSESENTYTLSSEKEVFEDKQSVFHNSPGTASHCDAEACSCANKYCQTSPYERKGRSYGSYNANEDMEPDWLTWPADMLHCTECVVCLENFENGCLLMGLPCGHVFHQNCIVMWLAGGRHCCPVCRWPSYKKKQPYAQHQPLSNDVPS, encoded by the exons ATGGAGGGTGAGCTCTATTCTGCTCTCAAGGAAGAAGCATCGGAATCGGTTTCTAGTACCAATTTCAGTGGTGAAATGCACTTCTATGAGCTTGTGGAAGACACAAAAGATGGCATCTGGCTGGTTCAG GTCATAGCAAATGACAGAAGTCCCTTGGTGGGCAAAATTCACTGGGAGAAAATGGTTAAAAAGGTGTCAAGATTTGGAATACGTACAGGCACATTTAACTGTTCCAGTGATCCCAG ATATTGCAGGAGAAGAGGCTGGGTCCGATCCACACTCATTATGTCTGTTCCACAAACAAGTACTTCAAAAGGGAAAGTCATGCTTAAGGAATACAGTGGACGCAAGATTGAAGTAGAgcacatttttaaatggataaCTGCTCATGCAGCTTCTCGGATCAAAACCATTTATAATGCTGAACATTTGAAAGAAGAATGGAATAAAAGTGATCAGTATTGGTTAAAAATATACCTATTTGCAAACCTTGACCAGCCCCCAGCTTTCTTCTCTGCACTAAGTATAAAGTTTACTGGAAgagttgagtttatttttgttaatgtaGAAAATTGGGACAACAAGAGTTATATGACAGATATTGGCATATATAATATGCCATCATACATACTTAGAACTCCTGAAGGAATTTACAGATATGGAAACCACACAGGCGAATTTATATCCCTTCAGGCCATGGATTCATTTTTGCGCTCATTACAACCTGAGGTAAATGATCTGTTTGTTTTGAGCTTGGTTCTAGTTAATCTTATGGCTTGGATGGACTTATTTATTACACAAGGAGCTACCATCAAGCGATTTGTGGTTCTCATAAGCACTTTAGGGACATATAATTCTCTATTAATTATTTCCTGGCTACCTGTGTTGGGCTTTTTACAGCTACCTTACTTAGATAGCTTTTATGAATATAGCTTAAAATTGTTGAGATATTCCAATACAACCACACTGGCTTCATGGGTAAGGGCAGACTGGATGTTTTACTCTTCACACCCAGCCCTGTTTCTCAGTACATACCTTGGACATGGTTTACTAATTGATTACTTTGAGAAGAAGAGAAGGCGCAACAACAACAATGATGAAGTCAATGCCAATAACTTAGAATGGCTATCAAGTCTGTGGGACTGGTACACCAGCTACCTCTTCCACCCGATTGCTTCTTTTCAGAACTTTCCTGTAGAATCTGATTGGGACGAAGACCCTGACTTATTCTTGGAGCGCTTAGCTTTTCCTGACCTTTGGCTTCACCCTCTGATACCAactgattatattaaaaacttacCAATGTGGCGATTTAAATGTCTTGGAGTCCAGTCTGAAGAGGAAGTGTCGGAGGGGTCTCAAGATACTGAAAATGACTCAGAAAGTGAGAACACATACACTTTGAGCAGTGAGAAGGAAGTATTTGAAGATAAGCAAAGCGTATTTCACAATTCTCCAGGAACAGCAAGTCACTGTGATGCTGAGGCTTGTTCATGTGCCAATAAATATTGTCAGACCAGCCCATATGAAAGGAAGGGAAGGTCATATGGATCATATAATGCTAATGAAGATATGGAACCTGATTGGTTAACTTGGCCTGCTGATATGCTGCACTGTACTGAATGTGTTGTTTGCCTAGAGAATTTTGAAAATGGATGTTTGCTAATGGGGTTGCCTTGTGGTCATGTGTTTCATCAGAATTGCATTGTGATGTGGTTGGCTGGGGGCCGACATTGTTGCCCTGTTTGCCGGTGGCCTTCTTATAAAAAAAAGCAGCCATATGCACAACACCAGCCCTTGTCAAATGATGTCCCATCTTAA